One Fibrobacter sp. UWB5 DNA segment encodes these proteins:
- a CDS encoding EAL domain-containing protein, protein MNFKTINQRFSYPGGNTYLCKFRDELKRLFEGETVLRAGADHLVVISLNLTVEDIVNRVKELNLVMGHFEGGLRNQIKAGIYIADGTPQKPIVMMDRASLACREVHGIFNREYAVFDEELNKKHEQQQYVLEHFEEAFEKGYFKVFYQPVVRALTGKVCGYEALARWIDPVRGIIPPFIFIEIFEKFHLIHRLDALIIEQACKDIRDDMDSGYAYEPVSVNLSRLDFELSDIKKIVDDAVAKYNIPKKYLNLEVTESAFSSQNTNLAETIKAFRADGYEVWLDDFGSGFSSFGNLQSYDFDLLKIDMSFLRTFDTNPKSKLIIASIVDMAKKLGIHTLAEGVETKEQYEYLKMIGCEIIQGYYFGKPMPVEEYQNNREKYCRYEVSEPSELKEYYDTIGTVNLLDNRPLIINRNTIVNFMPTALFELIDGKFQFIYTNKAFSDFMASIGARTHEQIINEFIDKFPEERAMLRQAMLDTEEQKIPIDCAMTIYSCKLIVAVKFLNRTGSRTSFVLTCRNLSKIKKPKYGHL, encoded by the coding sequence ATGAACTTCAAGACCATTAACCAAAGATTTTCTTACCCGGGCGGAAACACCTACCTTTGCAAATTCAGGGACGAGCTCAAGCGCCTTTTTGAAGGAGAAACCGTTTTACGCGCCGGAGCAGACCACCTGGTCGTCATTAGCTTGAATCTTACCGTTGAAGATATCGTCAACCGAGTCAAAGAATTGAACCTGGTGATGGGCCACTTTGAAGGCGGTCTCCGAAACCAGATCAAGGCAGGCATCTACATTGCCGACGGAACTCCGCAAAAACCCATTGTCATGATGGACCGAGCCTCCCTCGCCTGTCGAGAAGTCCATGGCATTTTTAACAGGGAATACGCCGTCTTTGACGAGGAACTCAACAAGAAACATGAACAGCAGCAATATGTGCTGGAGCATTTTGAAGAGGCGTTCGAAAAAGGATACTTCAAGGTTTTTTATCAGCCCGTTGTTCGAGCACTTACAGGCAAAGTCTGTGGTTACGAAGCCCTCGCCCGCTGGATAGACCCCGTGCGCGGCATCATTCCGCCATTCATTTTTATCGAAATTTTTGAAAAATTCCACCTGATTCACAGGCTGGATGCTCTTATTATCGAACAGGCTTGCAAAGACATTCGCGACGACATGGATAGCGGGTACGCCTACGAACCCGTTTCAGTAAACCTGTCACGACTGGATTTTGAACTCAGTGATATAAAAAAAATTGTTGACGATGCGGTCGCCAAGTACAACATCCCCAAAAAGTATCTGAACCTAGAAGTCACCGAAAGCGCCTTTTCGTCGCAAAATACAAACCTTGCCGAGACCATTAAAGCTTTTAGGGCCGACGGCTACGAGGTTTGGCTTGACGACTTTGGTTCTGGTTTCAGCTCATTCGGCAACCTGCAGTCCTACGATTTCGATCTATTGAAAATCGACATGAGTTTTTTGCGTACATTCGACACAAACCCAAAATCCAAGCTCATTATCGCCTCGATTGTCGACATGGCCAAGAAACTCGGCATCCATACGCTTGCCGAAGGCGTCGAAACCAAGGAACAGTATGAATACCTTAAAATGATCGGCTGCGAAATTATCCAGGGGTACTATTTTGGTAAGCCCATGCCTGTCGAAGAATATCAGAACAACAGGGAAAAGTATTGCAGATATGAAGTAAGCGAGCCATCAGAACTCAAGGAATACTACGATACGATAGGGACCGTGAACCTTTTGGACAACCGTCCCCTGATTATTAACCGCAATACGATAGTCAACTTTATGCCAACCGCCCTGTTCGAACTGATCGACGGGAAGTTCCAGTTCATTTATACAAACAAAGCCTTCTCTGACTTCATGGCATCCATCGGCGCTAGAACGCATGAGCAAATCATTAACGAATTTATTGACAAATTCCCAGAAGAACGCGCCATGCTACGACAGGCCATGCTTGACACGGAGGAACAAAAAATCCCTATAGATTGCGCCATGACCATTTATTCTTGCAAATTGATTGTCGCAGTAAAGTTCCTCAATAGAACAGGAAGCCGGACTTCGTTTGTGCTGACCTGCCGCAATTTAAGCAAAATCAAGAAGCCTAAATACGGCCATTTATAG
- a CDS encoding BamA/TamA family outer membrane protein produces MVKRESQRLFVWVLAALWFVGAVSSYAEDETPSDSTEQVSENTEKSAMSWPLEYIIQPFLNGLIYPVAKPMDYAIKNGIVEKSVELISFGEDYKIMIYPSFNFKPGSRTMVGANYRHRSVFFNRDYLVLQGEYYANGDVGFTARYNKQSLFGTPFFGGFRYDIDLDRDSRFTIPETKQNYLQPDSSFQFTWRLGAPIAYTSNWNVELSTSLYFSRTSHPDVQDSVLISDEYKIEDRGLYQNVTQIPVGLSFVYDNLDCPYAPSRGTRVVLNGNYTVVGEYSGVRYEDLGIEPEDDKDEIIKDGGLNHDFIITEFIFQHYFYLGNAKKYVLSAKEGRETRRFYTDFSWDEAVRVWRPEQVRNTLFERRVIAVQYRMVNLWEVEEGGAPHNAFITLNARSPLRGYGDKWTTHNLMTLSMEYRWPVDRLVDGVLFNEYALIAPKIDKWSLDHYYNSWGFGIRVRQPNLYLFRLQFGFHGLHGVNMIMTIAPEFR; encoded by the coding sequence ATGGTAAAAAGGGAGTCGCAACGTCTCTTTGTTTGGGTATTGGCCGCGCTATGGTTTGTTGGCGCGGTATCTTCCTATGCCGAAGACGAAACTCCTTCAGATTCGACCGAACAAGTTTCTGAAAATACTGAAAAGTCGGCCATGTCGTGGCCGCTCGAATACATTATCCAGCCTTTCTTGAACGGCCTGATTTACCCGGTGGCGAAGCCTATGGACTACGCCATCAAGAACGGTATTGTCGAAAAGTCTGTCGAATTGATTTCTTTTGGCGAAGATTACAAGATCATGATCTACCCGAGCTTCAATTTCAAGCCGGGTTCACGAACCATGGTGGGAGCGAATTACCGACATCGCAGTGTGTTTTTCAATAGAGACTACTTGGTGCTGCAAGGGGAGTATTACGCCAACGGTGATGTCGGCTTTACGGCCCGCTACAACAAGCAATCCCTGTTTGGAACCCCTTTCTTTGGCGGATTCCGTTACGACATTGACCTGGATCGCGATAGCCGTTTTACCATTCCCGAAACAAAGCAAAATTACCTGCAGCCCGATTCCAGCTTCCAGTTTACCTGGCGCTTGGGCGCTCCGATTGCTTACACCTCGAACTGGAATGTTGAACTTTCGACATCGCTGTATTTTAGCCGCACCAGTCACCCCGACGTTCAGGATTCGGTCTTGATTAGCGACGAATACAAAATTGAAGACAGAGGCCTATACCAGAACGTAACGCAGATTCCGGTCGGGCTTTCGTTCGTGTACGACAATCTGGATTGCCCGTATGCCCCTTCGCGCGGCACCCGTGTCGTGTTGAACGGAAATTATACGGTGGTGGGTGAATATTCGGGTGTCCGCTACGAGGATTTGGGAATTGAGCCTGAAGATGATAAAGATGAAATCATCAAGGACGGCGGCCTGAACCATGATTTCATTATCACGGAATTCATTTTCCAGCACTATTTTTATTTGGGAAATGCTAAAAAGTACGTGCTTTCGGCAAAAGAAGGGCGAGAAACCCGCAGGTTCTATACGGACTTTTCGTGGGACGAGGCGGTTCGCGTGTGGCGTCCGGAACAGGTGCGCAATACGCTTTTTGAACGCCGCGTTATAGCGGTTCAATACCGCATGGTGAACCTTTGGGAAGTCGAAGAGGGCGGTGCCCCGCACAATGCGTTTATCACGTTGAACGCAAGGTCTCCTTTGCGCGGTTACGGCGATAAATGGACAACCCATAACCTGATGACTTTGAGCATGGAATACCGCTGGCCGGTAGACCGCCTGGTCGATGGCGTGCTTTTCAATGAATACGCCTTGATTGCCCCGAAAATAGACAAGTGGAGCTTGGATCACTATTACAATTCCTGGGGCTTCGGCATTCGCGTTCGCCAGCCGAACCTTTACCTTTTCCGCCTGCAGTTCGGTTTCCATGGCCTGCATGGCGTGAACATGATCATGACCATCGCTCCTGAATTCAGGTAA
- a CDS encoding pyridoxal phosphate-dependent aminotransferase, with protein MKDLSTRTLNIAASLTVAIDTLAKQMIADGKDVVSLGAGEPDFPTPTPIQDAACKAIREGKTRYTAPVGILEVRKAVAEKLKVENGLDYKPEQIIMTSGAKHAVFNSLAALVNEGDEVIIPAPYWVTYPELVKWLGGKPVIVNTKIEDGFKIKPEALKATITAKTKAILLNNPCNPTGAVYSKAELEALAKVIVECDIYCISDEVYEYFTYDTEFCSAAALPGMAERTIVINGFSKSHCMTGWRIGYDAAPAEIAKIIGKIQGQATHHPSNVAQYAALGALQMDKSNVHAMQAAFRKRRDYMLKRTAEILPEPCRAPEGAFYLFAPVKSFYGKKTPAGKVIGGSIELCEYLLQSQGLAIVPGAAFGDDSCVRFSYAASDETLQKACDRFIRGLSNLK; from the coding sequence ATGAAAGACTTATCCACAAGAACTCTTAATATCGCCGCTTCTTTAACCGTCGCCATCGACACCTTGGCAAAGCAGATGATTGCCGACGGCAAGGACGTTGTAAGCCTGGGTGCAGGCGAACCCGATTTTCCGACTCCGACACCGATTCAAGATGCTGCCTGCAAGGCCATTCGCGAAGGAAAGACCCGCTACACCGCTCCCGTAGGAATTCTCGAAGTGCGCAAAGCCGTGGCCGAAAAGCTCAAAGTCGAAAACGGTCTGGACTATAAGCCCGAACAGATTATCATGACCAGCGGTGCCAAGCACGCCGTGTTCAATTCTCTTGCCGCCTTGGTGAACGAAGGTGACGAAGTGATTATCCCGGCCCCGTACTGGGTGACATACCCCGAACTGGTGAAATGGCTTGGCGGAAAGCCAGTGATTGTGAACACCAAGATTGAAGACGGATTCAAAATCAAGCCCGAAGCCTTGAAAGCGACCATTACCGCAAAGACAAAGGCGATTCTCTTGAACAACCCCTGCAACCCGACAGGTGCCGTTTACAGCAAGGCCGAACTCGAAGCGCTTGCCAAGGTGATTGTCGAATGCGACATCTACTGCATTTCGGACGAAGTGTACGAATACTTCACCTACGACACGGAATTCTGCTCTGCAGCAGCACTGCCCGGCATGGCCGAGCGCACCATCGTGATTAACGGTTTCTCCAAGTCGCACTGCATGACCGGCTGGCGTATCGGTTACGATGCCGCGCCCGCCGAAATCGCAAAGATTATCGGAAAGATTCAGGGCCAGGCCACGCACCACCCAAGCAACGTGGCTCAGTACGCCGCCCTCGGAGCATTGCAGATGGACAAGAGCAACGTTCACGCCATGCAGGCCGCCTTCCGCAAGCGCCGCGACTACATGCTCAAACGCACTGCCGAAATTCTGCCGGAACCATGCCGCGCTCCCGAAGGCGCATTCTACCTGTTCGCGCCCGTCAAGAGTTTCTATGGCAAGAAGACGCCCGCAGGTAAAGTGATTGGCGGTTCCATTGAACTCTGCGAATACTTGTTGCAGTCGCAGGGTCTCGCCATTGTGCCGGGAGCCGCCTTCGGTGACGACAGCTGCGTGCGATTCTCTTATGCCGCCAGCGACGAAACCTTGCAGAAGGCATGCGACAGATTTATAAGGGGACTGAGCAATCTAAAATAA
- a CDS encoding MMPL family transporter codes for MFSAFAKLIRKIAHYPKAMIGLFLAITLLCIYPIENLRWEIQLQDTLKGHQVEADYQAIENAFGGLGSLTIVIQSKDSAANFKFAQNLAKYLEDDPQVHYAEYATDLDFFKKNKLLYASESDLDQVIEKLDSLRAVEINRHNPLLVDLTDSNPAPAAAPARDTIEIISQIESKYFKSLQQDFSNQQGSIRVVDVYPTTSVSDLQANRELLRKVKKFVEDNGKGINVYYTGKVYDSIKAGKALLPEAKFAGGMAALIILVLLIINFYRQPQLIFISAVPLAIPTVFTLACAYLLFGRINLFTLSLGLLLPGHACQILTHVYTRYFHEREQKLSPALCIESALLGIGPVVAASSLVMASLFIAFILVPLPGLREFGILGAIGSLLNLIVCPLLTASLLLLLQQKKPFDISFSSNTPNYRKRLFSFKTNWIIIVVISIVSAVAWLYSGTNLTFLYDFKKTEMQLDEREARALIAETGFSTYDPIIVMLPDSSYNDDLVENFEHLQQKGRLNDLGKIYTQYQFLPKVSVEKKHKIETLKKLISEDILSRLSPKDSASIVEMFDNYENEIKDFVLSENIRRKFADKKDNPGVFAFIIPSSDPNNGLTCRHIAKQLLQLDGIHDKTFKICGTPILRASLLDTILGNINKSILLGTVLLWIILLMFYNKLSRAFFTLLPSLFAMSWVTILVHVFNIQISAYSSIAFVLLIGASVDGSLQLWSSYYEKQGGNAWSVLQTKLISVMIAQGASFIGAIAMLFSSHPGINGVGLVAALGLICIFISHFTIYPLVASTLDAYRILKKAKLRHERLIHKNS; via the coding sequence ATGTTTTCGGCTTTTGCCAAATTGATTCGAAAGATTGCCCATTATCCTAAAGCGATGATCGGGTTGTTTCTTGCGATTACCTTGTTGTGTATTTACCCCATCGAAAATCTTCGTTGGGAAATCCAGTTGCAAGATACTCTGAAAGGTCATCAAGTCGAAGCCGATTACCAGGCAATCGAAAACGCTTTCGGCGGACTCGGAAGTTTGACGATTGTCATCCAGTCCAAAGACAGCGCCGCCAATTTCAAGTTTGCCCAAAATCTCGCAAAGTACCTTGAAGACGACCCGCAAGTTCATTACGCCGAATACGCGACCGATTTGGATTTTTTCAAGAAAAACAAGCTTTTATACGCAAGCGAAAGCGATCTGGACCAGGTCATTGAAAAACTGGACAGCCTAAGGGCAGTTGAAATCAACAGGCACAATCCCCTGCTTGTCGACTTGACCGACAGCAATCCGGCACCGGCCGCCGCCCCTGCCCGCGACACCATTGAAATCATTTCGCAAATCGAGTCCAAATATTTCAAAAGTCTGCAACAGGATTTTTCGAACCAGCAAGGGTCTATCCGCGTAGTTGACGTCTACCCCACTACATCGGTTTCGGACTTGCAGGCTAACCGTGAACTTTTGCGAAAGGTCAAAAAATTTGTCGAAGACAACGGAAAGGGCATTAACGTCTACTATACCGGGAAAGTCTACGATTCCATTAAAGCCGGAAAGGCGTTGTTGCCCGAAGCGAAGTTTGCGGGCGGAATGGCAGCCCTGATTATTCTCGTTCTTTTGATCATCAACTTTTACAGGCAACCCCAGCTAATTTTCATTTCGGCGGTTCCGCTTGCCATTCCGACGGTCTTTACGCTGGCCTGCGCCTACCTGCTGTTCGGGCGAATCAACCTGTTTACGCTTTCACTCGGGCTCCTGTTACCGGGGCATGCCTGCCAGATTCTTACGCATGTCTACACCAGGTACTTCCATGAACGCGAACAGAAACTGAGCCCCGCCCTCTGTATCGAAAGCGCCTTGCTCGGAATCGGGCCTGTAGTTGCCGCCTCTTCGCTTGTGATGGCAAGCCTGTTCATCGCCTTTATTCTGGTACCTCTGCCCGGACTTCGCGAATTCGGAATTCTCGGTGCCATCGGAAGCCTACTCAACCTTATCGTCTGCCCGTTGCTGACGGCATCGCTCTTGCTGCTCCTGCAACAAAAGAAGCCCTTTGACATCAGTTTCAGCAGCAATACCCCCAACTACCGCAAGCGCCTGTTTTCGTTCAAGACGAACTGGATTATCATTGTCGTTATCAGTATTGTAAGTGCGGTCGCATGGCTTTACAGCGGCACGAATCTGACCTTCCTCTACGATTTCAAGAAGACCGAAATGCAACTGGACGAACGCGAAGCGAGAGCCTTGATTGCAGAAACGGGCTTTTCCACCTACGACCCGATTATCGTCATGCTCCCCGATTCGTCTTACAACGATGACCTGGTCGAAAACTTCGAGCACTTGCAACAGAAAGGCCGTCTGAACGATCTCGGCAAGATTTACACCCAGTACCAGTTCTTGCCCAAGGTCAGTGTCGAGAAAAAGCATAAAATCGAAACGCTGAAAAAACTGATTTCGGAAGATATTCTTTCTAGGCTCAGTCCCAAGGACAGCGCTTCCATTGTCGAGATGTTCGACAATTACGAAAACGAAATCAAGGATTTCGTCTTGTCCGAAAACATACGCCGCAAGTTCGCAGACAAAAAAGACAATCCGGGTGTATTCGCCTTCATTATCCCCAGTTCCGACCCGAACAACGGACTCACCTGCCGCCACATTGCAAAGCAGTTGCTGCAGCTTGACGGAATCCACGACAAGACCTTCAAGATTTGCGGCACACCGATTTTGAGAGCCTCGCTCCTGGACACCATTCTCGGAAACATCAACAAGTCCATACTCTTGGGCACCGTACTGCTCTGGATCATTCTCTTGATGTTCTACAACAAATTGAGCCGCGCGTTCTTTACCTTGCTGCCGTCGCTATTTGCCATGAGCTGGGTAACCATTCTGGTTCACGTGTTCAACATCCAGATTTCGGCATACAGTTCTATCGCGTTTGTCCTCTTGATTGGCGCCAGTGTTGACGGATCATTGCAACTTTGGTCTTCGTACTACGAAAAGCAAGGCGGAAATGCTTGGAGTGTTTTGCAAACGAAATTGATTTCGGTCATGATTGCGCAGGGCGCGTCATTCATCGGTGCAATCGCCATGCTGTTCTCGTCACACCCGGGAATTAACGGCGTGGGACTCGTTGCAGCGCTCGGACTTATTTGCATCTTTATTTCGCATTTTACCATTTACCCCTTGGTGGCCAGCACCTTGGACGCCTACCGCATTTTGAAAAAGGCTAAACTCAGACATGAAAGACTTATCCACAAGAACTCTTAA
- the purB gene encoding adenylosuccinate lyase: MRDQFESPLIKRYASKEMSFIFSPQYKFQTWRKLWIYLAESEMELGLPITQEQVDELKAHEKDINFEVAEEEEKRRRHDVMSHVYAYGVQCPKAKGIIHLGATSAFVGDNTDLIQMQQAMILVRKRLCRVMDKLSKFAMEYKDMAQLGATHFQAAQLTTVGKRACLWLQDMLIDLEELNFLIEVLPFRGVKGTTGTQASFMDLFNGDEEKIMELDRRVTAKAGFKRVLTITGQTYTRKWDNRVNQVLSSIAQSLHKFATDMRLMQGVKEVEEPFEKTQIGSSAMAYKRNPMRSERICSLARFVMAQVNSTAFTQATQWFERTLDDSANKRLAIPEAFLAMDAMLIIAENVTNGLVVYPKVIEKRIMAELPFMATENIIMEGVKNGGDRQELHEEIRVMSMEAGKVVKEQGKDNDLLERVLKNEKFQKLGITEAKLKEILDLRKFVGRAPGQVVKFVSEEVRPAIEAIPDWNNIDAGELKV; encoded by the coding sequence ATGCGTGATCAATTCGAAAGCCCGCTCATCAAGCGTTATGCTTCCAAAGAAATGAGTTTCATCTTCAGCCCGCAGTACAAGTTCCAGACTTGGCGCAAGCTGTGGATTTACCTTGCCGAATCCGAAATGGAACTCGGCCTCCCCATTACTCAGGAGCAGGTGGACGAACTGAAGGCCCACGAAAAGGACATCAACTTCGAAGTTGCCGAAGAAGAAGAAAAGCGCCGCCGTCACGACGTGATGAGCCACGTTTACGCTTATGGCGTGCAGTGCCCCAAAGCCAAGGGCATCATCCACTTGGGAGCAACGTCTGCTTTCGTCGGCGACAACACCGACCTTATCCAGATGCAGCAGGCCATGATCCTCGTGCGCAAGCGTCTCTGCCGCGTGATGGACAAGCTTTCCAAGTTTGCCATGGAATACAAGGACATGGCCCAACTCGGCGCCACCCACTTTCAGGCCGCCCAGCTCACCACCGTGGGTAAGCGCGCTTGCCTCTGGCTCCAGGACATGCTCATCGACCTCGAAGAATTGAACTTCCTCATCGAAGTTCTCCCGTTCCGCGGCGTGAAGGGCACCACCGGTACGCAGGCCAGCTTCATGGACCTGTTCAATGGCGACGAAGAAAAGATTATGGAACTTGACCGTCGCGTGACCGCCAAGGCTGGCTTCAAGCGCGTGCTCACCATCACCGGTCAGACCTACACCCGCAAGTGGGACAACCGCGTGAACCAGGTGCTCAGCTCCATCGCTCAGTCTCTGCACAAGTTCGCTACCGATATGCGCCTCATGCAGGGTGTCAAGGAAGTGGAAGAACCGTTCGAAAAGACCCAGATCGGCTCCAGCGCCATGGCTTACAAGCGTAACCCCATGCGTAGCGAACGTATTTGCTCCCTCGCTCGTTTCGTGATGGCTCAGGTCAACAGCACCGCCTTCACTCAGGCAACGCAGTGGTTCGAACGTACGCTTGATGACAGCGCCAACAAGCGCCTCGCCATTCCTGAAGCATTCCTCGCCATGGATGCTATGCTCATCATCGCTGAAAACGTCACGAACGGCCTCGTGGTTTACCCGAAGGTTATCGAAAAGCGCATCATGGCTGAACTCCCGTTCATGGCTACCGAAAACATCATCATGGAAGGCGTGAAGAATGGCGGCGACCGTCAGGAACTCCACGAAGAAATCCGCGTGATGTCCATGGAAGCGGGCAAGGTCGTGAAGGAACAGGGCAAGGACAACGACTTGCTTGAACGCGTGCTGAAGAACGAAAAGTTCCAGAAGCTCGGCATCACCGAAGCGAAGCTCAAGGAAATCCTCGACCTCCGCAAGTTCGTGGGGCGCGCTCCGGGACAGGTTGTCAAATTCGTTTCTGAGGAAGTGCGTCCTGCCATTGAAGCAATCCCTGATTGGAACAATATTGATGCTGGAGAGCTCAAGGTCTAA
- a CDS encoding ATP-binding cassette domain-containing protein, whose translation MQSFRIITPQIGEPFTIGRKPDNSLVLDNPMVSRYHAVLEFEDKHWNLKNLTQNSVTQVNGNDVESAVLEDGDTIQIGPMQLRATLKRGHLQLLLMESVERDLVQTKSLNDAWESLDSLHMDIPEGTSARLHAGKAEISFKDKIVNTQGKSTRLIQLEEGRMIRLPGCTMSYAQGELTCKNLPLGFDVEIENLDVFAGKKQLLSGIDFKLHAGEILAIIGRSGQGKSTLLRLLQGKHKSGQDSFVSIGKLDYRNEEIRKHIAFLEQDPELRRDLTVKETLLDGARVGMSKLDFKRNANGRLEKFSELFGLSARLDNPIRTLSGGECRRVALAKELMGNPGLIVLDEPLSGLDPYNSKILCTHLKQLAFLGHTIILTTHSYEALEIADKVLVLHQGKQAFYGTPKEAYRYFDSEDPETILTNLNDDTASNWQTILQNRVGAVRSTSALEALVPSFFPKTNLSPVFLYKISITAKQWFRDKGKFLTLLLQPLIIGFLFSQIFSDATSLWIVAFAIILSANWLSLSLSIREIVQEKEILQAEFRKGVPILPTIFAKAILPTTVAFIQTFIVFAFVGFRTHIWPSPLPLLAVILLMVLPPVAVGLAVSSLSKNAGQANAMLPLLIIPQVALAGALVPLDQMQAIGRILSTVIWSRYNQASLLNLLLERKDAIENTILALVITLCFYIVVAIKLNWSKKAK comes from the coding sequence ATGCAGTCGTTTAGAATTATCACTCCGCAAATTGGCGAACCGTTTACCATCGGTCGCAAGCCAGATAATTCTCTGGTGCTCGACAACCCGATGGTTTCGCGCTACCATGCGGTGCTGGAATTCGAAGACAAACATTGGAACCTGAAGAACCTCACGCAGAACAGCGTGACTCAAGTCAACGGGAATGATGTCGAATCGGCCGTGCTTGAAGATGGCGATACCATTCAGATTGGCCCGATGCAGCTCCGCGCCACCCTCAAGCGCGGGCACTTGCAGCTTTTGCTGATGGAATCGGTCGAGCGCGACCTGGTGCAAACCAAGAGCCTGAATGACGCTTGGGAATCTCTCGATAGCCTGCACATGGATATTCCCGAAGGCACCAGCGCAAGACTCCATGCCGGAAAAGCCGAAATCAGCTTTAAGGACAAGATTGTCAATACGCAAGGGAAATCCACCCGCTTGATTCAGCTGGAAGAAGGCCGAATGATTCGCCTGCCGGGCTGCACCATGAGCTACGCGCAGGGCGAACTCACTTGCAAGAACTTGCCTCTCGGATTCGATGTCGAAATCGAGAACCTGGACGTATTCGCCGGAAAAAAGCAATTGCTTTCGGGCATTGACTTTAAACTGCACGCCGGAGAAATTCTTGCGATTATCGGGCGTTCGGGCCAGGGCAAGTCTACCCTTTTGCGCTTGTTGCAAGGCAAGCATAAAAGCGGTCAAGATTCCTTTGTGAGCATCGGGAAACTCGATTACCGCAACGAAGAAATCCGAAAGCATATCGCCTTCCTGGAGCAGGATCCGGAACTGCGCCGCGACTTGACCGTTAAAGAAACGCTCTTGGACGGCGCAAGAGTCGGAATGTCCAAGCTCGATTTCAAGCGCAACGCGAACGGGCGACTGGAAAAGTTCAGCGAACTTTTCGGGCTGAGCGCGCGGCTCGACAACCCCATTCGCACGCTCAGCGGCGGCGAATGCCGCCGGGTCGCCCTGGCCAAGGAACTCATGGGAAATCCGGGCCTGATTGTGCTCGACGAGCCGCTTTCTGGCCTCGACCCATACAACTCCAAGATTCTCTGCACGCATTTAAAGCAGCTCGCCTTCCTCGGGCACACGATTATCCTGACCACGCACAGCTACGAAGCGCTGGAAATCGCCGACAAGGTTCTCGTGCTGCACCAGGGCAAGCAGGCATTCTACGGCACCCCGAAAGAAGCTTACCGCTACTTCGACAGCGAAGACCCCGAAACGATCCTCACGAACCTGAACGACGACACCGCCTCCAACTGGCAAACCATTCTGCAGAACCGCGTCGGCGCCGTCAGAAGCACCTCGGCTCTCGAAGCGCTGGTTCCCAGCTTTTTCCCCAAGACCAACCTGTCGCCCGTTTTCTTGTACAAGATTTCAATTACCGCAAAGCAGTGGTTCAGGGACAAAGGCAAGTTCCTCACGCTCCTCTTGCAGCCGCTGATTATCGGTTTCTTGTTCTCTCAAATATTCTCGGACGCCACATCGCTTTGGATTGTCGCGTTTGCAATCATCCTCTCGGCAAACTGGCTTTCGCTTTCACTCTCGATCCGAGAAATCGTACAGGAAAAAGAAATCCTGCAGGCGGAATTCCGCAAGGGAGTCCCGATTCTCCCGACTATTTTCGCCAAGGCGATTCTCCCTACAACGGTCGCCTTTATCCAGACTTTTATCGTATTCGCCTTTGTCGGATTCCGCACGCATATCTGGCCCTCTCCCCTGCCACTTTTGGCTGTAATCTTGCTGATGGTTCTCCCGCCTGTAGCCGTAGGCCTTGCCGTAAGTTCGCTTTCCAAAAATGCCGGGCAGGCAAACGCCATGCTACCGCTTTTAATTATTCCGCAGGTTGCCTTGGCCGGAGCCCTGGTGCCCTTGGACCAGATGCAAGCTATCGGGCGCATTCTTTCGACGGTGATTTGGTCCCGTTACAACCAGGCAAGCCTTTTAAACCTGCTCCTAGAGCGCAAAGACGCTATCGAAAACACAATTCTTGCCCTCGTAATCACATTATGTTTTTATATTGTGGTTGCAATAAAACTAAACTGGTCTAAGAAAGCAAAATGA
- a CDS encoding phosphatidylglycerophosphatase A, with protein MVTTFFGSGMSPKAPGTMGSLAAAIVAYPMAFFAIKFDSIFYGLNPLFLVAAIIVFFAAIPFVNKAMKDTGTEDPGWIVIDEVCGIFMTFALVNPYVIVDNPILLLVGFGLFRFFDILKPLGIHRFEKFPGAWGVMADDLLGGIYAGILMIPISIAIDCVEMF; from the coding sequence GTGGTTACCACGTTCTTTGGTTCAGGCATGAGCCCGAAGGCTCCGGGCACCATGGGAAGTTTGGCAGCGGCAATTGTCGCCTACCCCATGGCCTTTTTCGCCATAAAATTCGATTCCATTTTTTACGGGCTCAACCCGTTATTTTTGGTTGCAGCAATCATTGTTTTCTTTGCTGCGATTCCCTTCGTGAACAAAGCCATGAAAGACACCGGCACCGAAGATCCCGGTTGGATTGTCATTGACGAGGTTTGCGGAATCTTTATGACATTCGCGCTCGTCAATCCCTACGTTATCGTAGATAACCCCATTTTGCTTCTTGTCGGCTTTGGCTTGTTCCGATTCTTCGATATTCTCAAGCCGCTGGGCATTCACCGTTTCGAGAAATTCCCCGGAGCATGGGGCGTCATGGCAGACGACTTACTCGGCGGTATATATGCGGGAATCCTGATGATTCCCATCAGCATTGCGATTGACTGCGTCGAGATGTTTTAA